One Mesorhizobium loti genomic window carries:
- a CDS encoding NADH dehydrogenase subunit H has protein sequence MDTFFSFYVLPALLILLKSVVLIVVLLVFVAYILYADRKIWAAVQLRRGPNVVGPWGTLQAFADLLKFVFKEPVIPSGANKGVFLLAPLVSAVLAISAWAVIPVNQGWAIANVNVGILYVFAISSLEVYGVIMGGWASNSKYPFLGALRSAAQMVSYEVSIGFVIVTVLLTAGSLNLSDIVLSQQGGLGTRLGLPNTFLDWNWLALFPMFIIFFISALAETNRPPFDLVEAESELVAGHMVEYSSTPFLLFFLGEYVAIVLMCALATILFLGGWLPPFDFAPFTWVPGVIWFVLKVCFVFFGISMVKAFVPRYRYDQLMRLGWKVFLPISLFMVVATAAFLKITGFA, from the coding sequence ATGGACACCTTCTTCTCCTTCTACGTGCTGCCGGCGCTGCTGATCCTCTTGAAGTCGGTCGTGCTGATCGTGGTGCTGCTGGTCTTCGTCGCCTACATCCTCTACGCCGATCGCAAGATCTGGGCGGCGGTGCAGTTGCGCCGTGGCCCGAATGTCGTCGGCCCCTGGGGCACGCTGCAGGCTTTCGCCGATCTGTTGAAATTCGTCTTCAAGGAACCGGTCATCCCGTCCGGCGCCAACAAGGGCGTTTTCCTGCTGGCGCCGCTGGTGTCGGCGGTGCTGGCGATCTCGGCCTGGGCGGTCATTCCGGTCAACCAGGGTTGGGCGATCGCCAACGTCAATGTCGGCATCCTCTATGTCTTCGCCATCTCCTCGCTCGAGGTCTATGGCGTGATCATGGGCGGCTGGGCGTCCAACTCGAAATATCCGTTCCTCGGCGCGCTGCGTTCGGCGGCGCAGATGGTGTCCTACGAAGTCTCGATCGGCTTCGTCATCGTTACCGTGCTGCTCACCGCCGGTTCGCTCAACCTCAGCGATATCGTGCTGTCGCAGCAGGGTGGGCTTGGTACGCGGCTTGGCCTGCCCAACACGTTCCTCGACTGGAACTGGCTGGCGCTGTTCCCGATGTTCATCATCTTCTTCATTTCGGCGCTGGCCGAGACGAACCGGCCGCCTTTCGATCTGGTGGAAGCCGAATCGGAGCTGGTCGCCGGCCACATGGTCGAATATTCGTCGACGCCGTTCCTGCTGTTCTTCCTCGGCGAATATGTCGCCATCGTCCTGATGTGCGCGCTGGCCACCATCCTGTTCCTCGGCGGCTGGCTGCCGCCCTTCGACTTCGCGCCCTTCACCTGGGTGCCCGGCGTCATCTGGTTCGTGCTGAAGGTGTGCTTCGTGTTCTTCGGCATCTCCATGGTGAAGGCCTTCGTGCCGCGCTACCGCTACGACCAGCTGATGCGGCTGGGCTGGAAAGTGTTCCTGCCGATCTCGCTGTTCATGGTGGTCGCCACCGCAGCCTTCCTCAAGATCACGGGGTTTGCGTGA
- a CDS encoding NADH dehydrogenase subunit G, which translates to MAKLKVDGKEITVPDHYTLLQAAEDAGAEVPRFCFHERLSIAGNCRMCLIEVKGGPPKPQASCAMGVRDLRPGPNGEPPEIFTNTPMVKKAREGVMEFLLINHPLDCPICDQGGECDLQDQAMAFGVDSSRYHENKRAVEDKYIGPLVKTVMNRCIHCTRCVRFTTEVAGISELGLIGRGEDAEITTYLESAMTSELQGNVIDLCPVGALTSKPFAFQARPWELTKTESIDVMDAVGSAIRVDSRGREVMRILPRVNEQVNEEWISDKTRFIWDGLRTQRLDRPYVRKDGKLVPASWAEAFAAIKDAVSKAAPEKIGAISGDLAAVEEIYALKQLMASLGSKNTDCRQDGAALDPSLGRASYIFNPTIEGIEQADAVLIIGANPRYEASVLNARIRKRWRVGNLPVGVIGDVGDTRYEYELLGAGPDSLKDLADGNGKFFQTLKKATHPLIIVGQGALARADGAAVLGQAAKLAASVNAARADWNGFAVLHNAAARVGGLDLGFVPGEGGKDVAGMLGETDVLFLLGADEIDMGKTGGAFVVYIGTHGDQGAHRANVILPAAAYTEKSGTYVNTEGRVQQTNRAGFAPGDAREDWAILRALSDVLGKKLPFDSLPQLRAKLYGEYPHLARIDQVAAGNAEDIANVAKLGGRLNKGTFTSPVKDFYLTNPIARASAVMAECSALAKSGLKQAAE; encoded by the coding sequence ATGGCAAAGCTCAAGGTCGACGGGAAAGAGATCACTGTACCCGACCACTACACGCTGCTGCAGGCGGCGGAAGACGCGGGCGCGGAAGTGCCGCGCTTCTGCTTCCATGAGCGGCTGTCGATCGCCGGCAATTGCCGCATGTGCCTGATCGAGGTGAAGGGCGGGCCGCCCAAGCCGCAGGCCTCCTGCGCCATGGGCGTGCGCGACTTGCGCCCCGGCCCCAATGGCGAGCCGCCGGAAATCTTCACCAACACGCCGATGGTCAAGAAGGCCCGGGAAGGCGTGATGGAGTTCCTGCTGATCAACCATCCGCTGGATTGCCCGATCTGCGACCAGGGTGGCGAGTGCGACCTGCAGGACCAGGCGATGGCCTTCGGCGTCGATTCCTCGCGCTATCACGAGAACAAGCGCGCGGTCGAAGACAAGTATATCGGCCCGCTGGTCAAGACGGTGATGAACCGCTGCATCCATTGCACGCGCTGCGTCCGCTTCACCACGGAAGTCGCCGGCATTTCCGAACTCGGCCTGATCGGCCGTGGCGAGGATGCCGAGATCACCACCTATCTCGAAAGCGCGATGACTTCGGAATTGCAGGGCAATGTCATCGATCTCTGCCCCGTCGGTGCGCTGACCTCCAAGCCGTTTGCCTTCCAGGCGCGGCCGTGGGAGCTGACCAAGACCGAATCCATCGACGTGATGGACGCTGTCGGCTCGGCGATCCGCGTCGATAGCCGTGGTCGCGAAGTGATGCGCATCCTGCCGCGCGTCAACGAGCAGGTGAACGAGGAGTGGATTTCCGACAAGACCCGCTTCATCTGGGACGGGCTGCGCACGCAGCGCCTTGACCGCCCCTATGTGCGCAAGGACGGCAAGCTGGTTCCGGCGAGTTGGGCCGAGGCGTTTGCCGCGATCAAGGACGCGGTGTCGAAGGCCGCGCCTGAGAAGATCGGCGCCATATCAGGCGATCTCGCTGCGGTGGAAGAAATCTACGCGCTGAAGCAGCTGATGGCTTCGCTCGGTTCGAAGAACACCGACTGCCGCCAGGATGGCGCCGCACTCGATCCGTCGCTCGGCCGCGCCAGCTACATCTTCAATCCGACCATCGAAGGCATCGAGCAGGCCGACGCGGTGCTGATCATCGGCGCCAACCCGCGCTATGAAGCTTCGGTGCTCAATGCGCGCATCCGCAAGCGCTGGCGGGTCGGCAATCTGCCGGTCGGCGTCATCGGCGATGTCGGCGATACGCGCTACGAGTACGAATTGCTGGGCGCCGGACCGGATTCGCTGAAGGATCTGGCCGACGGCAATGGCAAGTTCTTCCAGACGCTGAAGAAGGCGACGCACCCGCTGATCATCGTCGGCCAGGGCGCTCTGGCGCGCGCCGATGGCGCGGCGGTGCTTGGCCAGGCGGCGAAGCTCGCTGCTTCTGTCAACGCCGCCCGCGCCGACTGGAACGGCTTTGCTGTGCTGCACAATGCGGCGGCCAGAGTCGGCGGCCTCGATCTCGGCTTCGTGCCGGGCGAGGGCGGCAAGGATGTCGCCGGCATGCTGGGCGAGACGGACGTGCTGTTCCTGCTCGGCGCCGACGAGATCGACATGGGCAAGACCGGCGGCGCCTTCGTCGTCTATATCGGCACGCATGGCGACCAGGGCGCACACCGCGCCAACGTCATCCTGCCGGCTGCTGCCTACACGGAAAAGTCTGGCACCTACGTCAACACCGAAGGGCGCGTGCAGCAGACCAACCGGGCCGGCTTCGCACCGGGCGATGCCCGCGAGGATTGGGCGATATTGCGCGCCCTGTCCGACGTGCTGGGCAAGAAGCTGCCATTCGACTCGCTGCCGCAGCTGCGCGCGAAGCTCTATGGTGAATACCCGCATCTGGCCCGCATCGATCAGGTCGCGGCCGGCAATGCCGAGGATATCGCCAATGTGGCGAAGCTTGGCGGGCGGCTGAACAAGGGCACCTTCACCTCGCCGGTCAAGGATTTCTACCTGACCAACCCGATCGCGCGGGCGTCCGCCGTGATGGCGGAATGCTCGGCACTGGCCAAGAGCGGCCTCAAGCAGGCGGCGGAATAA
- a CDS encoding NADH-ubiquinone dehydrogenase subunit — MAAYSTPYPMMPNLDQIEKMNQDLTRMMPKEMASAVNLFVHPVAGAAAMSALGIGLANHAFGVWLGALTGAAEASQRLMQPLIEDFEARVEQFEDTSSIKARATTKTLIAEAQSFAQEVTDIAAKEAATTAPAVNVAPATGEAADVLLPEDFRQPKAIDKPAKPSDLKAISGIGPKLEKVLNGLGIWTYAQIAAWSPQEIAWVDDYLSFNGRIGRDDWTAQAAVLAVKK; from the coding sequence ATGGCGGCGTATTCGACACCCTACCCAATGATGCCCAATTTGGACCAGATCGAGAAGATGAACCAGGACCTGACCAGGATGATGCCGAAGGAGATGGCCAGCGCCGTCAACCTTTTCGTGCATCCTGTCGCGGGTGCGGCGGCGATGTCGGCGCTTGGCATCGGGCTCGCCAACCACGCCTTCGGCGTCTGGCTGGGCGCGCTCACAGGAGCCGCCGAGGCATCGCAGCGCCTGATGCAGCCGCTGATCGAGGATTTCGAGGCGCGCGTCGAGCAATTCGAGGACACGTCGTCCATCAAGGCGCGGGCGACGACCAAGACCCTGATTGCCGAGGCGCAGTCCTTCGCGCAGGAGGTCACGGACATCGCTGCCAAGGAAGCCGCCACCACGGCGCCGGCGGTGAATGTCGCTCCGGCAACGGGCGAGGCCGCCGATGTGCTGCTGCCTGAGGATTTCCGCCAGCCCAAGGCTATCGACAAGCCGGCGAAACCGTCGGACCTCAAGGCGATTTCGGGCATCGGCCCGAAGCTGGAAAAGGTGCTGAACGGGCTCGGTATCTGGACATATGCCCAGATCGCCGCGTGGTCACCTCAGGAGATCGCCTGGGTCGACGACTATCTGTCGTTCAACGGCCGCATCGGCCGCGACGACTGGACCGCCCAGGCGGCTGTGCTGGCTGTGAAGAAGTGA
- a CDS encoding NADH dehydrogenase I subunit F — MLQDKDRIFTNIYGLFDKSLAGAMARGAWDNTPGIVAKGREWIVNEMKASGLRGRGGAGFPTGLKWSFMPKQSDGRPSYLVINADESEPGTCKDRDILRNDPHTLVEGALLAGFAMGAVAAYIYVRGEFIREREALQRAIEEAYEAKLIGKGNTSGYDFDVYMHHGAGAYICGEETALLESLEGKKGQPRLKPPFPANVGLYGCPTTVNNVESIAVAPTILRRGAAWFSSFGRPNNVGTKLFCVSGHVNNPCTVEEAMSIPFRELIETHCGGIRGGWDNLLAVIPGGASVPLVPAEQIIDTPMDFDALRDLKSGLGTAAVIVMDKSTDVVKAIARLSYFYKHESCGQCTPCREGTGWMWRVMERLVRGEAQKREIDMLLDVTKQVEGHTICALGDAAAWPIQGLMRHFRGEVERRIDEFSRNAHRAEPVMVAAE; from the coding sequence ATGCTTCAGGACAAAGACCGCATCTTCACCAACATCTACGGCCTCTTCGACAAGTCGCTGGCTGGCGCGATGGCGCGCGGCGCCTGGGACAACACGCCCGGCATCGTCGCCAAGGGGCGCGAATGGATCGTCAACGAGATGAAGGCGTCGGGCCTGCGCGGCCGTGGCGGCGCCGGCTTCCCGACCGGCCTCAAATGGTCGTTCATGCCCAAGCAGAGCGACGGCCGGCCGAGCTATCTGGTCATCAATGCCGACGAATCCGAACCCGGCACCTGCAAGGACCGCGACATCCTGCGCAACGATCCGCACACGCTGGTCGAGGGCGCCTTGCTCGCCGGTTTCGCCATGGGCGCGGTTGCCGCCTACATCTACGTACGCGGCGAATTCATCCGCGAGCGCGAGGCGCTGCAGCGCGCCATCGAGGAGGCCTATGAGGCCAAACTGATCGGCAAGGGCAACACGTCAGGCTACGATTTCGACGTCTACATGCATCATGGCGCCGGCGCCTATATTTGCGGCGAGGAGACGGCGCTGCTGGAGAGCCTCGAAGGCAAGAAGGGCCAGCCCAGGCTGAAGCCACCATTCCCGGCCAATGTTGGGCTGTACGGTTGTCCGACAACCGTGAACAATGTCGAGTCGATCGCGGTGGCGCCGACCATCCTGCGCCGTGGCGCGGCCTGGTTCTCGTCCTTCGGCCGGCCCAACAATGTCGGCACCAAGCTGTTCTGCGTGTCGGGCCACGTCAACAACCCGTGCACCGTCGAAGAGGCGATGTCGATCCCGTTCCGCGAACTGATCGAGACGCATTGCGGCGGCATCCGCGGCGGCTGGGACAATCTGCTCGCGGTCATTCCGGGCGGCGCCTCGGTGCCGCTGGTGCCGGCAGAGCAGATCATCGACACGCCGATGGATTTCGACGCGTTGCGCGACCTCAAATCCGGCCTCGGCACAGCGGCCGTCATCGTCATGGACAAGTCGACCGATGTCGTGAAGGCGATCGCGCGGCTGTCCTATTTCTACAAGCATGAGAGCTGCGGCCAGTGCACGCCGTGCCGCGAAGGCACCGGCTGGATGTGGCGGGTGATGGAACGGCTGGTGCGCGGCGAGGCGCAGAAGCGCGAGATCGACATGTTGCTCGACGTCACCAAGCAGGTCGAGGGCCACACGATCTGCGCGCTGGGCGATGCCGCGGCATGGCCGATCCAGGGCCTGATGCGGCATTTCCGTGGCGAGGTGGAGCGCCGCATCGACGAGTTTTCGCGCAACGCGCACCGGGCCGAACCGGTGATGGTGGCGGCCGAATAG
- a CDS encoding NADH dehydrogenase subunit E produces the protein MSVRRLAEASVQPASFAFNRANAAAAKQWIKKYPKGREQSAIIPLLMIAQEQEGWVTKAAIETISDMLGMPRIRGLEVATFYTQYQLNPVGTRAHIQVCGTTPCMLRGSEALMDVCRSKIHHDQFHTNDKGTLSWEEVECLGACVNAPMVMVFKDTFEDLTPERLAEIIDLYDAGKGASVAPGPQNGRTGSEPASGLTTLKSEKAILKSTRDREAREAAKAAKAAPGAIIAAPVPAPAAAPVAPSNASKPKTDAPETSPALKTPSKTKVAPAAEKAASVSAPLHSAANANMAAPEVEKVSKQRNGPTAKAEPATAFKAPETKAPAAKPAKPSLEDKNRPAGIDRPAAVDDLKLISGVGPKIEGVLHTLGIFTFAQVASWKKAERDWVDGYLSFHGRIDRDDWVKQAKALAKGGVAEYIRVFGKKPV, from the coding sequence ATGTCAGTCCGCCGTCTCGCAGAAGCCAGCGTCCAGCCAGCCTCCTTCGCCTTCAACAGGGCGAACGCGGCAGCGGCGAAGCAATGGATCAAGAAGTACCCGAAAGGCCGCGAGCAGTCGGCGATCATTCCCTTGCTGATGATCGCGCAGGAGCAGGAAGGCTGGGTCACCAAGGCGGCGATCGAGACGATTTCCGACATGCTCGGCATGCCCAGGATTCGCGGGCTCGAGGTCGCTACTTTCTACACGCAGTACCAGCTCAATCCCGTCGGCACCCGCGCCCACATCCAGGTCTGCGGCACCACGCCCTGCATGCTGCGCGGCTCGGAAGCGCTGATGGATGTCTGCCGTTCGAAAATCCATCACGACCAGTTCCACACCAACGACAAGGGCACCTTGTCGTGGGAAGAGGTCGAGTGCCTCGGCGCCTGCGTCAACGCGCCGATGGTCATGGTGTTCAAGGATACGTTCGAGGATCTGACGCCAGAACGGCTGGCCGAAATCATCGATCTCTATGACGCGGGCAAGGGCGCCTCGGTGGCGCCGGGACCGCAGAACGGTCGTACCGGCTCGGAGCCGGCCTCCGGCCTGACGACGCTGAAGAGCGAAAAGGCGATCCTCAAGTCGACCCGTGACAGGGAGGCCAGGGAGGCTGCAAAGGCCGCCAAGGCGGCACCCGGCGCGATCATTGCCGCGCCCGTTCCGGCACCCGCTGCCGCTCCCGTCGCACCGTCCAATGCCAGCAAGCCGAAGACCGATGCGCCTGAAACCAGCCCGGCGTTGAAGACACCGTCAAAGACCAAGGTGGCGCCGGCGGCGGAGAAGGCGGCGAGCGTTTCGGCGCCGCTGCATTCGGCCGCCAACGCCAACATGGCAGCGCCGGAAGTCGAGAAGGTCTCCAAGCAGCGCAACGGGCCGACGGCAAAGGCTGAACCGGCCACTGCCTTCAAGGCGCCGGAAACCAAGGCGCCGGCCGCAAAGCCGGCGAAACCGTCGCTGGAGGACAAGAACCGTCCGGCCGGCATCGACAGGCCGGCCGCGGTCGACGATCTCAAGCTCATCTCCGGCGTCGGCCCGAAGATCGAGGGCGTCCTGCATACGCTGGGTATTTTCACCTTCGCGCAGGTCGCTTCCTGGAAGAAGGCCGAGCGCGATTGGGTGGATGGCTATCTCTCCTTCCACGGCCGTATCGACCGTGACGACTGGGTCAAGCAGGCCAAGGCGCTCGCCAAGGGCGGTGTCGCCGAATACATCCGCGTTTTCGGCAAGAAGCCGGTCTGA
- a CDS encoding NADH dehydrogenase I, D subunit has translation MAETSVRNFNINFGPQHPAAHGVLRLVLELDGEVVDRVDPHIGLLHRGTEKLIEAKTYLQAVPYLDRLDYCAPMNQEHAFALAAERLLGIEVPRRGQLIRVLYCEIGRIMSHILNVTTQAMDVGALTPPLWGFVEREKLMVFYERASGSRMHAAYFRPGGVHQDLPRQLVEDIGKWIDPFLKSIDDLDRLLTGNRIFKQRNVDIGIVSLADAWAWGFSGVMVRGSGAPWDLRKSQPYECYSEMDFDIPIGKNGDCYDRYLVRMEEMRQSARIMRQCVDLLLGKESTGPVSNLDGKVVPPKRQAMKRSMEALIHHFKLYTEGYRVPAGEVYAAVEAPKGEFGVYLVSDGTNKPYRCKLRAPGFAHLQAMDFLCRGHMLADVTAVLGSLDIVFGEVDR, from the coding sequence ATGGCTGAAACCTCCGTCCGCAATTTCAACATCAATTTCGGGCCCCAACACCCTGCGGCGCATGGCGTTTTGCGCCTCGTGCTGGAGCTTGACGGCGAAGTCGTCGATCGCGTCGATCCGCATATCGGCCTGCTGCATCGCGGCACCGAGAAGCTGATCGAGGCCAAGACCTATTTGCAGGCGGTGCCTTATCTCGATCGGCTCGATTATTGCGCGCCGATGAACCAGGAGCATGCCTTTGCACTCGCCGCCGAGCGCCTGCTCGGTATCGAGGTGCCGAGGCGCGGCCAGCTGATCCGCGTGCTTTATTGCGAGATCGGCCGCATCATGTCGCACATCCTCAATGTGACGACGCAGGCTATGGACGTCGGCGCGCTGACGCCGCCGCTGTGGGGCTTCGTCGAGCGCGAAAAGCTGATGGTGTTTTATGAGCGCGCCTCCGGCTCGCGCATGCATGCCGCCTATTTCCGGCCCGGCGGCGTCCACCAGGACCTGCCGCGCCAGCTGGTCGAGGACATCGGCAAGTGGATCGACCCGTTCCTGAAGTCGATCGACGACCTCGATCGTCTTCTGACCGGCAACCGCATCTTCAAGCAGCGCAATGTCGATATCGGCATTGTTTCGCTGGCCGACGCCTGGGCCTGGGGCTTTTCCGGCGTCATGGTGCGCGGTTCGGGCGCGCCATGGGACCTGCGCAAGTCGCAACCCTATGAATGCTATTCGGAAATGGATTTCGATATTCCGATCGGCAAGAACGGTGACTGCTACGACCGTTACCTCGTGCGCATGGAAGAGATGCGCCAGTCGGCCCGGATCATGCGCCAGTGCGTCGATCTCTTGCTCGGCAAGGAAAGCACCGGCCCGGTATCGAACTTGGACGGCAAGGTCGTGCCGCCGAAGCGCCAGGCAATGAAGCGGTCGATGGAAGCGCTGATCCATCACTTCAAGCTCTACACCGAGGGCTATCGCGTGCCGGCCGGCGAGGTCTATGCGGCCGTCGAGGCGCCGAAGGGCGAGTTCGGCGTCTATCTCGTCTCTGACGGCACCAACAAGCCCTACCGCTGCAAGCTGCGCGCGCCTGGTTTTGCGCATCTGCAAGCCATGGATTTCCTCTGCCGCGGCCACATGCTGGCCGACGTCACCGCCGTTCTTGGCTCCCTCGACATCGTGTTTGGTGAGGTCGATCGCTAA
- a CDS encoding NADH dehydrogenase subunit C yields MAASLSELSTYLGEKLIGRVNDADIAYGELTIHVEPGNLIEVVTFLRDDARCQFISIIDVCGADYPSRAKRFDVVYHLLSPKQNVRIRVKVQADEETMVPSITGVFPGADWFERETYDLYGVLFSGHPDLRRLLTDYGFEGHPLRKDFPLTGFVEVRYDDEAKRVIYEPVELKQEFRNFDFLSPWEGTDYVLPGDEKAKTN; encoded by the coding sequence ATGGCCGCATCCCTTAGCGAACTGTCGACCTATCTCGGCGAAAAGCTGATCGGTCGCGTCAATGACGCTGACATTGCCTATGGCGAGCTCACCATCCATGTCGAGCCGGGCAACCTCATCGAAGTGGTGACGTTTCTGCGCGACGATGCGCGCTGCCAGTTCATCTCGATCATCGATGTCTGCGGCGCCGATTATCCGTCGCGCGCCAAGCGCTTCGACGTTGTCTACCATCTGCTTTCGCCGAAGCAGAATGTGCGCATTCGCGTGAAAGTGCAGGCCGACGAAGAGACGATGGTGCCGTCCATCACCGGCGTTTTCCCGGGCGCCGACTGGTTCGAGCGCGAGACCTACGATCTCTATGGCGTGCTGTTTTCGGGCCATCCGGATCTGCGTCGCCTGCTGACCGATTACGGTTTCGAAGGCCACCCGCTGCGCAAGGATTTCCCGCTGACCGGCTTCGTCGAGGTGCGTTACGACGACGAAGCCAAGCGCGTCATCTACGAGCCGGTGGAACTCAAGCAGGAATTCCGCAATTTCGATTTTCTTTCCCCTTGGGAAGGCACGGACTATGTGCTGCCCGGGGACGAAAAAGCCAAGACGAATTGA
- a CDS encoding NADH dehydrogenase subunit B — MGLNDSSGTLVAPKPKGIIDPNTGRPVGEDDPFFLEINNELADKGFLVTSTEALITWARSGSLMFMTFGLACCAVEMIHTSMPRYDSERFGVAPRASPRQSDIMIVAGTLTNKMAPALRKVYDQMPEPRYVISMGSCANGGGYYHYSYSVVRGCDRVVPVDIYVPGCPPSAEALLYGILLLQKKIRRTGTIER; from the coding sequence ATGGGATTGAACGACAGTTCAGGCACCCTCGTCGCGCCGAAGCCGAAGGGCATTATCGATCCCAACACTGGGAGGCCGGTGGGGGAGGACGATCCCTTCTTCCTTGAAATCAACAATGAGCTTGCCGACAAGGGTTTCCTGGTCACCTCGACGGAGGCGCTGATCACCTGGGCGCGCAGCGGCTCGCTGATGTTTATGACTTTCGGTCTGGCGTGCTGCGCCGTCGAGATGATTCACACCTCGATGCCGCGCTACGATTCGGAGCGCTTCGGTGTGGCGCCGCGCGCCTCGCCGCGTCAGTCCGACATCATGATCGTCGCCGGCACGCTGACCAACAAGATGGCGCCGGCGTTGCGCAAGGTCTACGACCAGATGCCGGAGCCGCGCTACGTCATCTCGATGGGCTCGTGCGCCAATGGCGGCGGCTATTACCACTATTCCTATTCGGTGGTGCGCGGCTGCGACCGCGTCGTGCCAGTCGACATCTATGTGCCCGGCTGCCCGCCGAGCGCCGAAGCTTTGCTCTACGGCATTCTTCTCCTGCAGAAGAAAATCCGCCGCACCGGCACGATCGAACGGTAA
- a CDS encoding NADH dehydrogenase subunit A, whose translation MNALLSSYLPIVLFIGVALVVGLALLAAPFLVAYRNPDPEKLSAYECGFNSFDDARMKFDIRFYLVSILFIIFDLEVAFLFPWAVSFTKIGMLGFWSMMVFLAVLTIGFAYEWKKGALEWD comes from the coding sequence ATGAACGCACTCCTCAGTTCGTACCTGCCCATCGTCCTGTTCATCGGCGTGGCGCTGGTCGTCGGCCTGGCGCTGCTGGCCGCTCCGTTCCTGGTGGCCTACCGCAATCCCGATCCCGAAAAGCTTTCCGCCTACGAGTGCGGTTTCAATTCGTTCGACGACGCCCGCATGAAATTCGACATCCGCTTCTACCTGGTGTCGATCCTGTTCATCATCTTCGACCTCGAAGTGGCCTTCCTGTTTCCCTGGGCGGTGTCCTTCACGAAGATCGGCATGCTGGGTTTCTGGTCGATGATGGTGTTTTTGGCAGTGCTGACCATCGGCTTTGCCTATGAATGGAAAAAAGGAGCGCTGGAATGGGATTGA
- a CDS encoding Metal-binding protein, which produces MDQNSSFSAGTADISSADSEALAGITVIVCASCRDETGSDAHPRAGELLAEDTRRAASDDHIRVRTVECLGNCKRRLSAAILRDGCWSYVFGDLTAASGADLVTGAKLFATSTDGLIPWRGRPDSLKRGLVARIPPLDLLKD; this is translated from the coding sequence TTGGACCAGAACAGCAGTTTTTCGGCTGGCACAGCGGATATCTCGTCCGCCGACAGCGAAGCCTTGGCCGGCATCACGGTCATCGTCTGCGCCTCCTGTCGCGACGAGACCGGCTCCGACGCCCATCCCCGCGCCGGCGAACTGTTGGCCGAGGACACGCGCCGTGCAGCGTCTGACGACCATATCCGAGTGCGCACGGTCGAGTGCCTTGGCAATTGCAAGCGCCGGCTGAGCGCGGCGATCCTGCGCGACGGCTGCTGGAGCTATGTGTTCGGCGACCTGACCGCGGCCAGCGGCGCCGACCTCGTCACCGGCGCCAAACTCTTCGCCACCTCGACCGACGGCCTCATCCCCTGGCGTGGCCGGCCCGATTCCCTCAAGCGCGGCCTCGTTGCCCGCATTCCACCTCTCGACCTGTTGAAGGATTGA
- a CDS encoding cobalamin synthesis protein cobW: MSASVSRVPCTVVTGFLGAGKTTLVRHLLENAGGKRIAIIVNEFGDIGIDGEILKGCGIDTCPEENIVELANGCICCTVADDFVPALDQILSLNPKVDHILIETSGLALPKPLVQAFQWPTVKSRVTVDGVIAVVDGPALAEGRVANDMDALQAQRTADDSLDHDDPVEEVFEDQIACADLIILSKSDLMDAAGSARANAIIGEHSARAVRIVPTSHGKVDPSVLLGLGLAVEDDIENRKSHHDGAFDHEHDDFDTFIVDIASVANPDELAKRVATAAEQENVLRVKGFVEVGGKPMRLLLQAVGPRVNHYYDRAWTAEDDRRSRLVVIGLKGLNRPAIERILAG; encoded by the coding sequence ATGAGCGCTTCCGTCTCCCGTGTCCCCTGCACCGTCGTCACCGGCTTCCTTGGCGCCGGCAAGACGACGCTGGTCCGCCATCTCCTGGAAAACGCCGGCGGCAAGCGCATCGCGATCATCGTCAACGAGTTCGGCGACATCGGCATCGACGGCGAAATCCTGAAAGGCTGCGGCATCGACACCTGCCCCGAGGAAAACATCGTCGAGCTGGCCAATGGCTGCATCTGCTGCACAGTGGCCGACGATTTCGTGCCGGCGCTCGACCAGATCCTGTCGCTCAACCCCAAGGTCGACCATATCCTGATCGAAACCTCGGGCCTCGCTCTGCCCAAGCCGCTGGTCCAGGCGTTCCAGTGGCCGACAGTGAAGAGCCGCGTGACCGTCGACGGAGTCATCGCCGTGGTCGATGGCCCGGCGCTGGCCGAAGGTCGTGTCGCCAACGATATGGACGCGCTGCAGGCGCAGAGGACTGCTGACGACAGCCTCGACCATGACGACCCGGTCGAGGAAGTGTTCGAGGACCAGATCGCCTGCGCCGATCTGATCATCCTGTCGAAAAGCGACCTGATGGACGCCGCCGGCTCGGCCCGCGCCAACGCCATCATTGGCGAGCACTCCGCCCGCGCCGTGAGGATCGTGCCGACGTCGCATGGCAAGGTCGATCCTTCCGTACTGCTCGGACTCGGTCTCGCGGTCGAGGACGACATCGAAAACCGCAAGTCGCATCATGACGGCGCCTTCGACCACGAGCATGACGACTTCGACACCTTCATCGTCGACATTGCCTCGGTCGCCAATCCGGACGAACTGGCAAAGCGCGTCGCCACCGCCGCCGAACAGGAAAACGTGCTGCGCGTGAAAGGCTTCGTCGAGGTCGGCGGCAAGCCGATGCGGCTCCTGCTGCAGGCTGTCGGCCCACGCGTCAATCATTACTATGACCGCGCCTGGACCGCCGAGGACGACCGCCGCTCGCGCCTGGTCGTCATCGGCCTCAAGGGGCTGAACCGCCCGGCAATCGAGCGTATACTCGCCGGCTGA